The Candidatus Cloacimonadaceae bacterium DNA window TCATCAGCCCCTTTGAGGATAGCGTCCAAGTGGTGACACCGCAGACTTGCTTGATCCGTAATAAACTGATAATTGAACTGGCAGACAAACTTGTGATTGGTCATGCAAGTCCTAATGGACAGATTTCCAAGCTTCTCAAGGCTGTGGATAAACCGGTGGAGTATTTGGATAAAGAAATCTAAACTTGCTGTCGAAACTCTGATAGGTGATATAAGAATGGTTAATCCGAAACATGTTCATGTCATCATCCAAGCTGTTTGATCTGGTATCCGGTTCCATTAGTTTATCCATTACCTCTATCGCATCAATTATTGGATAGACCTTGTCCATTGGTGCCATCATCCGCAACATCCTATTCTCCACACTGCGCAACTTCATATTCCCCAGCAATTTACCCATTTCTATCCCTCGTCTCTCCCAAACCACAGCGTTAATCAAGCCTTAATCAAGCCTTAATCAAGCGTAATAAAACTAACGCTTGATTAACGCTTGATTAACGCTTGATTGACGCTGTCAAGGCTGGGAGGGGCATGCTGATCCTGCGGACAAGAACCGACGGGGACGTCGGTAATTCCATAATCATGGAACGCTATCTCATGGAGCGCCGACGTCCCCGTCGGCGACACGAAGCTCTATCCCATAGGCGACAGTAGCAATGAACATGACACATCCACAAGTTTCGTCTATCATCCACAAGTTTCGCCAATCATCCACAAATATGTAGCTGATGCTGCGGACAAGAACCGATTTTTCCTGTTCCGCCACCTTTACGGTTTGTTTCCGGATTTCCTTTCCGGTTTGACGGCATAAGCGATGCCACAAGTGGCAATGACTGGGTAAGCGTGTGGGATGAGATGAGAAGATAGTTGACGAAACAAATAATTCTCTGGATCGTCCACCCAACCGTTCATTTTGTTCACTCGTTCACACGAAGCGCGCCTTTCTCATTGACAGCCTGCGGCAATTCAGAATCTTGTATCCTGCATAAAAGTACAGGAGAATCGATGAGCAAAAACAAACGCAACGCGATTGAGCCCAGCCGCGAGGAAAATTACGCGGAATGGTATCAACAAGTGATAAAAGCCGCCGACTTGGCGGAAAATAGCGATGTGCGCGGATGCATGGTGATCAAGCCCTGGGGCTATGCCATCTGGGAAAACATCCAACGCAATCTGGACGAAATGTTTCGCGAGACCGGACACCGCAACGCCTACTTCCCCATTTTCATACCCAAGAGCTATTTTGAAAAGGAAGCCGAACACGTTCAGGGCTTTGCCAAAGAATGCGCCATCGTGACGCACAGCAGGCTCGAAGACGATGGCAAGGGCGGACTCAAGGTAGCCGGAGAACTAACCGAACCATATATTGTGAGACCCACTTCCGAGACGATTATCGGCGCCTCTTTTGCCAAATGGGTCAATTCCTATCGCGATCTGCCGCTTTTGATCAATCAATGGGCAAACATCGTGCGTTGGGAACTGCGTACGAGACTGTTTTTGCGCACCGCGGAATTTCTCTGGCAGGAAGGACACACCGTGCACGAAAGCTATGACGATGCCATGGAAGAGACCCTGAAAATGTTGGGCGTCTATGCCGAATTCGCGCAGAAGTATCTTGCCATACCGGTGATCCAAGGTGAAAAAACCGAGGGGGAGAAATTCCCCGGCGCGGTCAATACCTATTGCATCGAAGCGATGATGCAGGACAAAAAGGCGCTGCAATCCGGCACCTCGCACTTTTTGGGACAGAACTTTGCCAAGGCATCAAACATCCGTTTCCAAAGCAGAGACGGTGAATATGAATACGCTTGGACGACTTCCTGGGGCGTTTCCACGCGCTTGATCGGAGCTTTGATCATGGCACACAGCGATGACAACGGCTTGGTTCTTCCTCCAAAGATCGCTCCCTCGCACGTGGCAATCATACCCATCTACCGCGATGAAGAAGAACACGCGCTAGTGATGAGCACTGCAAAGCAGATCGAGGCTTCGCTGAAAAAACTCCATTTTGAAGGTGTCCGTGTCTATACCGAGCTTGATGATCGGGATCTGACATCCAGCGAACGTAATTGGTATTGGGTGAAAAAAGGCATTCCGCTCAGAATCGAGATCGGACCACGGGACATAGCATCCGGAACGGTGATGATCTCACGCCGCGACCGGGAGCCCAGAGATAAGGAATCCGTCGCCATCGACACTCTGAAAGATCACATCGTGATCAGCCTCTCCGATATGCAGAACAATATCTACAAGAAAGCGCTCAAATTCAGAGATGAGAACATCGTATCCATCGACGACAATAAAGAATTTTACCGTTATTTCACGCCAAAGAACCAAAACCAGCCGGAGATCCATGGCGGCTTTGCCAAATCGCACTGGTGCGGCAGCGTCGCATGTGAAGAAAGGATCAAGGACGACCTCAAGGTAACCGTTCGCTGCATGCCCTTTGGCGAACCTGATGAACAGGGAAACTGCATCTGCTGTGGAAAGGAATCCTCCCGCCGCGTGATCTTTGCCAAGTCCTATTAAATATATGATCAAATGCGCAGTCATCAGCATCGGGAATGAGCTCCTGCTTGGCAGGACGGTGAATAGCAATTTTGCCTATCTGGCATCCGAACTCGCGCGGATGGGTATCGATACCCAGCTTGGCATTACTTGCAAAGATGAGCCGGATGCGATTCGCGAAGCGCTTGGCATCTGCGTTGAAAAGTGTGATCTAATCATCAGCACCGGTGGTTTGGGGCCGACCGCGGATGACATTACTAAAAGCATGATCGCCGAATACTTTGGCAAGGAACTTGTTTTTGATGAAAAGATCTGGGAACATGTGCAAAAGCTATTTGCCGTGCGCGGGGTTCCTACTGCGGAGATAAATCGCAATCAGGCTATGTTGCCAAGGGGCTTTTCCGCTTTACATAACGATCGCGGTACCGCACCCGGGCTCTGGTTTGAGTATGAAAACAAGTGTTTCATCGCTTTGGCAGGCGTGCCTATGGAGATGCGCCATGTCTTTGAAAATCGCGTCAAACCTTTGTTGAAAGCCAAGTTTTCCGGCTTGAAACCGATCATCCAAAAAACCGTGCATACCTTCAATATCTCCGAATCCGCGTTGGCGGAATTGATCCCGCAGAACTTTATTCCCAAAGAGACAAGCATGGCTTGGCTGCCGCAAACCGGAAGGGTCGATCTGAGATTCTATGGCAGCAATGAAAGCGACATCGATCAATGCGTAAACCGGGTGCTGGAATTGGCGCAAGACTATGTGTGGGGTATCGATGAAGACACACCGGTCAAAGCTCTCAATAATGAATTGCGCAAACGTGGTTTGACGCTGTCCGTGGCGGAATCCTGCACCGGAGGCGGAATCGGAGCAATGATCACAGCCGAAAGCGGCGCTTCGGACGTCTTCCTCGGAGGCGTGATCTGCTATTCCGATGACATCAAACGCAATGTGCTGTCCGTGAGGGATTTAACCTTGAAAGAAAAGGGCGCCGTAAGCGCTGAAACAACCGCGATTGAGATGGTTCGCGGAATAAAATTGTTGACAGATTCCGCCTGTGCAATATCGGTGACCGGGATTGCCGGACCGCTTGGCGGGACGGAATCAAAGCCTGTCGGAACTGTTTATTTTGCATTTGTAGTATTCGAGAAAATCTGGAGCCTGAAATCGGTATTTTCCGGTGGTAGAGATTCGATTCGGCACAAAGCCGCAGAATTCGCGATACTGCACTTACTGAAATATCTACAAGGAAGTAATGCTTGAAAGTTCTGATCATAGGTAGCGGAGGCAGAGAACACGCCCTCGCCAATGCCTTTGCCAAAAGCGCGCAAGTAACCGAGCTCATCGTTGCTCCGGGGAATCCCGGCATCGCAATCGAGCATCGGTGCGCCCCCCTCAAAAGCAATTTCGAGATACTATCATGGTGCCTTGAAAACCATCCGGACATTGTGTTTGTGGGTCCGGAACAACCACTGTCGGAAGGGCTTGCCGACGATTTGAGGGAAAATGGGATCAAATGCATCGGACCCTCAAAAGCAGCCGCACGCATCGAAACCAGTAAAATCTTTGCCAAAGAACTGATGCAAAAACACGGCATCCCCACCGCGGCATATTTTAAGACCGATAATTATCAAATCGCAAAAGCATATCTGGCTGCTAACAAGCAATATCCGATCGTGCTCAAAGCAGACGGACTGGCAGCCGGAAAAGGCGTCATCATCGTGCAGGATAAAGATGCAGCTTTGCACGCGCTCGATACTCTGATGCCTCCCCACAGCGAAACACCAAAATCAGGAGTGGTGATCGAAGAATTTTTACTCGGATGGGAAGTATCCTTATTTGCCTTCACAGATGGATACGACTTTCAAAGCACACTTTTCTCCCAGGATCACAAGCAGCTATTTGATCATGACCTGGGCCCGAACACCGGCGGGATGGGAGCTTTTTGTCCTGTGCCGGAAGCCGAACCCTATCGCGAAGAGATAGAAGACAAGATTATCAGAGTGGTGCTTGCCGCTCTGCGCGAAGAGGGATGCCCCTTTCAGGGTGTGCTCTATTGCGGGTTGATGATCACTGCGCAGGGAGCAAAGGTGATCGAATTCAACTGTCGCTTCGGCGACCCGGAAACTCAGGCGCTGCTTCCTCTTTTGAAGACAGACCTGGTGGACGTTTGTAGAGCTATTTTGGACAATGACGTGAAGAACCTCTCTCTTGAGTGGATCGATCAAAGCACCGTTTGCGTGGTTTTGGCATCCCGCGGATATCCCGGTATATATCAATCCGGTTTTCCTATCACCCTGAACTGGAAGGCTATGCCGATCTGTTTTGGCGGCGTGGATTCTGGGGGTGAAAAACTCATCACCAAGGGAGGAAGAGTGCTATCCGCGATCGGAACGGGAAGTTCCCTTTTTGAGGCTCGCGAGGCTGCTTACAAAGCTGCCGACGCCATTTTCTTTGAAGGTAAAACCCTGCGCAAGGATATTGGCTTGCGCAAAAACAAACTATGACAAGGCGGTCTAAATGAAATTATATATCATCCTGTTGGCACTTGTTCTGCCTCTCCTTTTGGGAGCGACAGGGATGCAGGTGCTGGAACAAAGCGGAAATGAGCTGCTGATCGAATTCACCCTGCCCGAATATGAGATCGGACATCAAAACCTGAAAGGCGCAACCTGGCACAAGCTAATGAGCGAGTATGGCAGCATTGATTCACAAGAGGGCTTCCCGGAACTGCTCGTTTTCGGCGAAGCGGTGGCGGTCCCCATCGATGGAGACATCTCCATTCAGGTGTTAGGCGTCAAAAGCTCGGTGATCAGGAATATCAACCTGATGCCGTCACCCAAAATGGTATTAAGCGATTATGAAGTGGACTATGTATTTTATCAGGATGCCGCTGCATATAACAGCAGCACGGCATATCCTCATCAGATAGTGCAAAAGGGGGAATCCGCCTTTATCGGAGACCGCAGATTCGTCCCATTGCGCATCTTTCCTTTCCAATACCGCGCCGCGAGCAAAGAACTGGTCGTGAATTCCCGGATCAGTATCTGCGTGACGATCCATGGGACGAAGAATCAATCAAAAAACTGGATGCTCTCGGAAAACCCCGTCGATCCGGTCGCGGATAGCTTTTTCCTGAACAATGCCACATCAAAAAGCTGGCGTCTTGAAAAAACCAGCGATCAAAGCTATGAATCCCCCAAGAATGGAACAAGCACGGTCAACGAGATCCAGCTTGTGGTCGATAAGGAAGGCATCTATAAGGTCACCTATACCTATCTGAACAATTTGATCAACACCATGGTCGATTCCCTGGGTGTCCAATTGGCATGGAATCTGAATACGCTCGATCCTCGCTATCTGGAACTGAAAGATAAAAACGGCTCCGTCCCGATCCACTTTTTTGGAGAATCGGACGGCAGTTTCGGTGTCAATGACTTCTTTGAGTTTTTTGGCGACCGAAACTATGGCGATACTGCTTGGATGGATGATTATACCGCCGAAAACGTTTATACCCTTTCCCTCAAAAGCAGCTTGGGAGCGAGAATGGCGGTGGAAAACGGTGGCTTGGTCGTTTCCAATCCGGCTCAGTATATAGTTCCAGACGCTTATGAGGAAACTGTGCACTTTGAGGAGCAATTGGTCAGCGACAAACTGGGACGCGGATGGAGCGCCTTGAATCCTGAGTATTATCGGGAAGATGTGTGGTTTTGGAAAAAGATCAGCGCTCCCAATCTGGATATCGTCCCCATTGAGCTTCAATATCCCAGAGAAAGCACGATCCGAACCGCCAGCGCCAAAGTGGTATTGTTCGGATTATCATATTCCGAAACTATTCTGCCCAACCAGTATGATCACGAAGCATCCGTTCGCATCAACCAGGCAATGATCAATTCTCATACCTGGAGGGGGCAAGCGGAAATGATCTTCAACAATCAAAATCCCATCCCCAACTCATTTTTGAGACACGGCACCAATCATATTTACATCAGCCTTTCCGGAAATACAGTTTCCGGAGACCGCGAACAGGTGCTGCTGGACTACGTCGAGATCAAATACTGGCGCGAGTATAAAACCAATCAGGATTGGATCAAGTTTTCCAAGCCTTCCAACCGTCCGGCAGGGCTCTACCAATTTCAGGTGGAAGGTTTTCCCAATGCCAATGTCTCGGTATATAAGATCGGCTCCAGCATCTTCAACAATCTGCAGATCGAGCCCTTTAGTTTGGGCGGTATGGCACCCTGGACAGTCACTTTCCAGGATAGCGTATCATCAAATGCGGTCAGATACTATGCGGTTTCAGAAAACCAGAAAATGACCCCCAAATTCAGCCGTTTGAACCTACCGTCCAATCTTAAAAACCCCAATAAGCAGGCTGACGTCATTCTGATCACGACATATCCATTCCTCGAGGCAGAGGGCACTAATATGCTCAAAACCCTGTGGGAATCAAATGGATACGGGGTGACAAAAGTAGATGTCCAAGATATCTTTGATGAATTCAACAGCGGGATCAGATCGGCGAAATCGATCAAGGACTTCATCACTTATGCGTATAACAATTGGAGCACTCCGCAGCTCAGACACGTTGTTCTTCTGGGAGAAGGGGTCGATGATGAAAGGGACTTCAGTCCCTCAAGACAATATGCCCTGATTCCGGTGAAAAAGACCTGGACATACAAACATGGCGCCACTGCCAGCGATAATTGGTATGCCTGCATCGTCGGGACCGACACGGTGCCGGATATCTCCATCTCCCGCATCGGAATCTGGAGGGAAGACCAGATCCTTGCCTATGCCAACAAAGCGGGTCAATATCGGAACAACCCTCTGACCTCGAGACTTTGGAGCAGCCATCTGACCTTTGCATCAGGAGGAAAAATATCCGATCCTAACAATATCTTCGCCCACCAATCGGAACGCATCCGCAGAAAAAGCGTTCCAAAAGACTATCGTGTGACCAGAGTTTATACTTCCGCGCAAGAAGTGAGCCCTGATTATTTCGGCGGGACATTCGCACTGAAAGACGCGATCAATAGCGGCACCCAATATCTTCAATTTATGGGACACGGCGGAGGACGCATCTGGGCGGATTATAACCTTTTTAATTTCAACGATGTGGCGACCCTGAACAATCAAGCCTATCCGATCGTGCTCAGCTTGGCTTGCTATGCTTCCGCTTTTGACACAAATGGCTCTGCCTCGATCAGCGAAGCGCTTGTATTGCAGCCAAATAAAGGCGCGATAGCCGCACTTGGATTCACCGGATTGGGCTATCTATACCAGGATGAAGATTGGGGTTTGGCTTTCACCGAAGCGTTGTACAAACACAATTTCCCATCCGTCGGAGAAGCTTTGCAGTTTGCGCTGGCAAAGTTCTATACCACAACCTCTACCAGTGCCGCCAGGTACGCGCTGACCAACGGGGCATCCTATTTGGGCGATCCATTGATCAAAACGCGCAAACCCATAGGTGGCATCCCTATTGATGCGGTGAGCTATGTTTTGCAGCCCGGCGATACGCTCAGAGTGAGTGCCCAGTTTCCTCCCTCGGTCACAGCCGCGCGTCTGTTTATCATGAAACAAAACGAAAAGACGATCAACGTCCCCTTCGACCTGCCTGTGATCCAGGGTAATTTCAATGCCACCTGGGTGATCCCGGTAAATCAGGGAACGAATTATTCGCGTATCATCTATGTGGCGGGCTATTCTTCAAACGAAGAATACATCGGCAGAGCCGCATTCGGTGTGGGACGCTCTGCCATCTTCCATCATGCGCTGGAGCCGGCAAATCCGGCATGGACGGATTCGACGAAATTTATGGCAAAAGTATTTAGCAATGAGGATATCCTATCCCTGATCTGCAAAGTCCGCACGGACAGCACCAACACAACCATCACCTGGGTGAATCTGCCCATGCAGCCACATCCGACCCTGGCAAATACCTATATCACCACTCAGAGGCTGCCGGGGCAGATAACGGGCAAGGAAATCTTCTACAAGTATGTTCTAACCACCAGTGTGAGGACATCTGAAACCTTCCTCGAAAGCCATGTCTATCGCGGACCGGATCTTTTCCTTCGGGACATCAGGTTGGTCTCGGATAATGATAACATCGTGCTTCAGGTGCTGGCTTCCAACATCGGGGACGCGCCATCGATCACTACCGACCTGAGGTTGTATTATACGGCGAGCGGTGGTTCCCAAATCCTGCATTCGACACAGGATATCAGCGGATTGGGCGTCAACGAACAGCGTTGGGAAACGATCCAGCTTACAGGATTGCCGGCTGCCAACATGAGCGTCGAGGTTCGGGTGAACTGGTCAAATACTTTCCCTGAATGGCATATTTTTTACAATACTAACAACATGATCTCGATGAGCTTGCCTTTCAACTATCACAACATCGGATCCACCGGCGGGGTGATCAGCAGCATAGATAACAACATGACCTGCGAGATACCGGACAATCTGATTCCGGTAAATCACACTTCCGTATTCTACGTCCACAATCTAAGCACTCTGGCTGCAAACAACCAACCCGACATATCTCCGATCAAGCTCCTTTCCTCCGATGCCTCAGGCACCGCTGTCTCATCCATCCCATACGAGATCAAAACTCTCGATTCCAGCATCGTGGATTCCACCGGAACCTTTATCAACGGCAGACGCATCAAACTGACATATTTCTACAGTGCAGCCGACGCCGAGACCCAGAGCTTCGAAACCGAGAATTCATACAAGATCTATCGCTGGGATGATCGAGGCAGAAAATGGATACTGCAGGGTGGTAATATCTCCACTACCGAAAACCGCGTGGTCTTTGAAGTCAACAAACAGGGTATTTATACGATCTATCGAAATAGAGATAGAATCCGACCCTCGATCGACGTCAACGTCCAGGATCAGGAATTCACTATCGGCGGCTATGTTTCGGGAAAGGGTACGATCTCGCTGCTGCTCAGCGATTCTAACGGAATTGATGTGTTTGACAACTCCATCCGGCTTCACATGAATGGAATGCCCGTTCCGGAAAGCGACTATGTGACCTCGATCAATCTCGACAACATCAACCGCATTCCGATCAAGTATCAGCTCAACCTGAGCAGGGGCAACTATACCCTCGTGGTCGATTGCAAGGATGTCAATGGCAATTTCAACACCCGCGAGATCCAGTTCAGAGTAAACGAGACCTTCAACATCACCAATATCGGCAACTATCCAAATCCCGTGCTGGGAATAGCAGATGACCCTAAGAACTACGGCAGAACCAGATTCACCTATGTGTTGACCGACGATGCCAGTGAGGTCACGATTAAAGTCTATACTGTTAGTGGAAGATTGGTCAAGACCTTTGCAAACTTGCCATCGGGAGTGGGATATCACGAGTTTCCCCGATCTCTTTATGGTTGGGATTGTAAAGATGAATATGGCTTCAATCTGGCAAATGGAGTCTATTTCTACAAGATCATCGCCCGTCAGGGAAACAAGAAAATCGAAAAAACCATGAAAATGGCTATCCTGAAATAGAGGCAGACATGAAGAATACACTATTTACCATCGCTCTCCTCACATTGATCGTAATTCCGATTAGCGCCGGACGCTATGCCGGAGATTTTATGATGATCGGAACCGGAGTGCGTCCCATGGGTATGGGAGGAGCCTTTGCGGCTCTTGCCAATGACGGCTCGGCAATCTATTGGAATTCCGCTGGCATCGCTCAGATTCGCGAACCTGAGTTTTCTGCCATGCA harbors:
- the proS gene encoding proline--tRNA ligase, producing the protein MSKNKRNAIEPSREENYAEWYQQVIKAADLAENSDVRGCMVIKPWGYAIWENIQRNLDEMFRETGHRNAYFPIFIPKSYFEKEAEHVQGFAKECAIVTHSRLEDDGKGGLKVAGELTEPYIVRPTSETIIGASFAKWVNSYRDLPLLINQWANIVRWELRTRLFLRTAEFLWQEGHTVHESYDDAMEETLKMLGVYAEFAQKYLAIPVIQGEKTEGEKFPGAVNTYCIEAMMQDKKALQSGTSHFLGQNFAKASNIRFQSRDGEYEYAWTTSWGVSTRLIGALIMAHSDDNGLVLPPKIAPSHVAIIPIYRDEEEHALVMSTAKQIEASLKKLHFEGVRVYTELDDRDLTSSERNWYWVKKGIPLRIEIGPRDIASGTVMISRRDREPRDKESVAIDTLKDHIVISLSDMQNNIYKKALKFRDENIVSIDDNKEFYRYFTPKNQNQPEIHGGFAKSHWCGSVACEERIKDDLKVTVRCMPFGEPDEQGNCICCGKESSRRVIFAKSY
- a CDS encoding CinA family nicotinamide mononucleotide deamidase-related protein, whose protein sequence is MIKCAVISIGNELLLGRTVNSNFAYLASELARMGIDTQLGITCKDEPDAIREALGICVEKCDLIISTGGLGPTADDITKSMIAEYFGKELVFDEKIWEHVQKLFAVRGVPTAEINRNQAMLPRGFSALHNDRGTAPGLWFEYENKCFIALAGVPMEMRHVFENRVKPLLKAKFSGLKPIIQKTVHTFNISESALAELIPQNFIPKETSMAWLPQTGRVDLRFYGSNESDIDQCVNRVLELAQDYVWGIDEDTPVKALNNELRKRGLTLSVAESCTGGGIGAMITAESGASDVFLGGVICYSDDIKRNVLSVRDLTLKEKGAVSAETTAIEMVRGIKLLTDSACAISVTGIAGPLGGTESKPVGTVYFAFVVFEKIWSLKSVFSGGRDSIRHKAAEFAILHLLKYLQGSNA
- the purD gene encoding phosphoribosylamine--glycine ligase; translated protein: MKVLIIGSGGREHALANAFAKSAQVTELIVAPGNPGIAIEHRCAPLKSNFEILSWCLENHPDIVFVGPEQPLSEGLADDLRENGIKCIGPSKAAARIETSKIFAKELMQKHGIPTAAYFKTDNYQIAKAYLAANKQYPIVLKADGLAAGKGVIIVQDKDAALHALDTLMPPHSETPKSGVVIEEFLLGWEVSLFAFTDGYDFQSTLFSQDHKQLFDHDLGPNTGGMGAFCPVPEAEPYREEIEDKIIRVVLAALREEGCPFQGVLYCGLMITAQGAKVIEFNCRFGDPETQALLPLLKTDLVDVCRAILDNDVKNLSLEWIDQSTVCVVLASRGYPGIYQSGFPITLNWKAMPICFGGVDSGGEKLITKGGRVLSAIGTGSSLFEAREAAYKAADAIFFEGKTLRKDIGLRKNKL
- a CDS encoding C25 family cysteine peptidase; the protein is MKLYIILLALVLPLLLGATGMQVLEQSGNELLIEFTLPEYEIGHQNLKGATWHKLMSEYGSIDSQEGFPELLVFGEAVAVPIDGDISIQVLGVKSSVIRNINLMPSPKMVLSDYEVDYVFYQDAAAYNSSTAYPHQIVQKGESAFIGDRRFVPLRIFPFQYRAASKELVVNSRISICVTIHGTKNQSKNWMLSENPVDPVADSFFLNNATSKSWRLEKTSDQSYESPKNGTSTVNEIQLVVDKEGIYKVTYTYLNNLINTMVDSLGVQLAWNLNTLDPRYLELKDKNGSVPIHFFGESDGSFGVNDFFEFFGDRNYGDTAWMDDYTAENVYTLSLKSSLGARMAVENGGLVVSNPAQYIVPDAYEETVHFEEQLVSDKLGRGWSALNPEYYREDVWFWKKISAPNLDIVPIELQYPRESTIRTASAKVVLFGLSYSETILPNQYDHEASVRINQAMINSHTWRGQAEMIFNNQNPIPNSFLRHGTNHIYISLSGNTVSGDREQVLLDYVEIKYWREYKTNQDWIKFSKPSNRPAGLYQFQVEGFPNANVSVYKIGSSIFNNLQIEPFSLGGMAPWTVTFQDSVSSNAVRYYAVSENQKMTPKFSRLNLPSNLKNPNKQADVILITTYPFLEAEGTNMLKTLWESNGYGVTKVDVQDIFDEFNSGIRSAKSIKDFITYAYNNWSTPQLRHVVLLGEGVDDERDFSPSRQYALIPVKKTWTYKHGATASDNWYACIVGTDTVPDISISRIGIWREDQILAYANKAGQYRNNPLTSRLWSSHLTFASGGKISDPNNIFAHQSERIRRKSVPKDYRVTRVYTSAQEVSPDYFGGTFALKDAINSGTQYLQFMGHGGGRIWADYNLFNFNDVATLNNQAYPIVLSLACYASAFDTNGSASISEALVLQPNKGAIAALGFTGLGYLYQDEDWGLAFTEALYKHNFPSVGEALQFALAKFYTTTSTSAARYALTNGASYLGDPLIKTRKPIGGIPIDAVSYVLQPGDTLRVSAQFPPSVTAARLFIMKQNEKTINVPFDLPVIQGNFNATWVIPVNQGTNYSRIIYVAGYSSNEEYIGRAAFGVGRSAIFHHALEPANPAWTDSTKFMAKVFSNEDILSLICKVRTDSTNTTITWVNLPMQPHPTLANTYITTQRLPGQITGKEIFYKYVLTTSVRTSETFLESHVYRGPDLFLRDIRLVSDNDNIVLQVLASNIGDAPSITTDLRLYYTASGGSQILHSTQDISGLGVNEQRWETIQLTGLPAANMSVEVRVNWSNTFPEWHIFYNTNNMISMSLPFNYHNIGSTGGVISSIDNNMTCEIPDNLIPVNHTSVFYVHNLSTLAANNQPDISPIKLLSSDASGTAVSSIPYEIKTLDSSIVDSTGTFINGRRIKLTYFYSAADAETQSFETENSYKIYRWDDRGRKWILQGGNISTTENRVVFEVNKQGIYTIYRNRDRIRPSIDVNVQDQEFTIGGYVSGKGTISLLLSDSNGIDVFDNSIRLHMNGMPVPESDYVTSINLDNINRIPIKYQLNLSRGNYTLVVDCKDVNGNFNTREIQFRVNETFNITNIGNYPNPVLGIADDPKNYGRTRFTYVLTDDASEVTIKVYTVSGRLVKTFANLPSGVGYHEFPRSLYGWDCKDEYGFNLANGVYFYKIIARQGNKKIEKTMKMAILK